In the genome of bacterium, the window CAATGATATGCGGCGATTGGGCGGCGCACAGACTTAATTCACGAAAAAAAACTTCACAGGAGATCAATTTGAAACGCATGGCGGTTTCTATTCCATTGTAAACCGGTGATTGCGAGAGTTTAATCAAGCAGGATGGGCGGGACTGGATGGTCGCCGCTCAGTCTGCGGCACGAACCGGAGCATGGCGCAGCCCCAGGTGATGGCTGCGTTCACACGCCGATAAAACCATGGGATAGGCTCTGCCTGAAATAAAAATGTCGGACCTTGCAGAGGCCCGACAGCCTGTCCCAGCCCGTGCTCACGCCTTTCCGGCGCTGCCGAGCACGTGTTCATTTTTATGTTTATACATGGCCACCAGCTCCTCGCGGGCCGGGCCGAGATACTTGCGCGGATCGAATTCTGCCGGCTTGGTGGCCAGCACCTGGCGGATCTTGGCGGTCATGGCCAACCGGCCGTCGCTGTCGATGTTGATTTTGCAGACAGCGGAGGCAGCGGCGCGGCGCAACTGCTCCTCAGGAACGCCTGCGGCGTTTTCCATTTTGCCGCCGTACTCATTGATCATGGCCACGTACTCGGGCATCACCGAACTGGCGCCATGCAGTACAATCGGAAAACCGGGAATCCGGCGCTCCACCTCTTCGAGAATGTCAAAACGCAGCGGCGGCACCGATTCCCCCGGTTTCAACTTGAACTTGTAAGCGCCGTGCGAGGTGCCGATCGAGATCGCCAAGCTGTCCACGCCGGTCTTGGCGACAAACTCTTCCACATCGTCGGGATTGGTGTAATGGCTCGCCTCATGGCTCACCTCATCTTCGATGCCCGCCAGAACCCCCAATTCGCCCTCCACCGAGACATCGTATTGGTGGGCGAAATCGACCACTTTTTTGGTCAGCTCGATGTTCTTCTCGAAGGAGTGAGCCGATCCGTCGATCATCACGGAAGAAAAACCGGATTCGATGCAGGAAACACACAATTCATAGGTGTCGCCATGATCCAGATGCAGGGCCACCGGCAGAGACAGTCCGGCGGTCTTGATCATCTCCATGGCCCCCATCGCCATGTAACGCAATAAAATCTGATTGGCATATTTGCGCGCACCGGAGGAAACCTGAAGTATGACCGGGGATTTGGTTTCGATACAAGCGGTGATGATCGCTTGCAGTTGTTCCATATTGTTGAAATTGTAGGCAGGAATGGCATAATTTCCGTTGACGGCTTTGCGAAACATCTCCTTGGTGTTGCAGAGACCAAGGTCTTTATAGTGATGCATAGAACAACTCCTTTCGATGGCTGATAAAGGCTCTTGTAAAAACATGAACTTCAATATAGTAAAATTTTAAAATGATTCCAACATTTTTAAACATCAGGAGAAGGCACGAGCCTCGCCGCCGTATCAGATGCCCCCTTTAAAGGGCAACCTTGGCGAGCGCTTTCCTGTTTTCATAGATTTTTTCCGTGGCCCGGCGAACATCGTCCATGTCCGCCCGGCTGCCCAACAAAAAGCCTTGATGCAGGCCGACGGTTTCCTGGACCAGCTGTTCACAGTGGGGAAAATGATCGTCGTGCAGCACCTCGTCCAATCTTTGCGGAGGATACAGTTTTCGAAAAGTCCGCGAGGTCAAGGTCGATTCCATCACTCCTTCGCGATACATGGGACCGCCTTCGATCACCCCGAGTCCGGTGGACAGTGCAATGCCCTCTGCCCTCATGGCCTTGACAAAAGCCGCGCGGGAAAGGCCGAACTCTTGTTCCTTGAAACGGAATCCATAATAGTAATAGGAAGTCAGATTGGTCTGCGCATAGTCTTTGCGCGGCACAATGCCTGGGATGGTTTTCAGTTTGGCAGACAGATAGCAGGCGTTTTCATGGCGTTTCCGCGTCTCTGCCACTGCGCTTTCCATCTGGGTGATCAGAATAGAGGCCTGATATTCCGACGCACGGCACTTGGTGCCGAGAATGGGCGAGGCGCCTTTATCCGTCGGCATGTGCTTGCCTCGAATACGGCCAAAATTGTGAAAGGAATAGCAAAGCTCCATCACTCGTTCATCGTCGCCCAGAATGGCGCCGCCCTCTCCACAGGTGATCTGCTTGCCGTTCTGCAGGCTGAAGCAGCCCAGGTAGCCCAGGGTTCCTGCTCTTTTCCCCTTCCACTCGGCCAGATGCGCCTCACAGGCGTCCTCGACGATCCGCAGATCATGCTGAGCGGCGATCGCGTTTATTTTATCCATATGACAGATGCCGCCGAGGATATGCACCGGCAGCAGAGCTCTGGTTGCCGGAGTGATCTTGGCCTCGATCCGGTCCGCATCGATCTGCCAGGTATCCGGATCCACATCGACGAAAACAGGGAGTGCATTGTTGAGTAAAATCGCATCGATGGTAGCAACAAAGGTGTACGGCGTGGTGATGACCTCATCGCCGCCCTCGATGCCCAGGGCGTGCAGGGCTGTGATCAACGCCTGGGTGCCGTTGCTGGTCAAAAGGCAATAGCGTGCACCCATCAGTGCGGCATATTTCTGTTCCGCCCGAGTGACCACCGCATCGCGGGACCACACACCGCTGCGCAAGACCGGCAAAATTGCGCTCTCGTCCTGCTCATCCCAGACCGGCCAAGCGGCAAAAGGCCGAGATCTTACCGGCTCTCCGCCCAGCAAGGCCGGCTTGGATCCGACGGCACGGCTGAATCCAAACGCCGGCCTGGAGGCCGCCAACATGGCCGACAGCGCGGCGGTGGAACCGGCGGCAATGAACTCACGTCTTGATTTTTTTTTCATCTTTTCTTCCTCCGCGCAATCCCCCAACTCGGATCCGCGCATCTCAGTGCGTATGGGCCCTGTCCATGGCAGCTGTCGCCATCTCGCTGATTCGGTCCACAGCCCCGGGCACCGGATTCGACAGCATGGGAAAAAAAATCAAACGATCGAAAACATCTTCAATGGCGGGAAAATCACCTTGTCGGTACCCCGGGTAATCTTCACATAGAGGACCCCGCTGTTCGGTGAATAGGTCAAACCCTTTGGCGAACAAAGGCAGGCGATGCAACAGGGGATACGGACTCGATGACACGGCCAATCCCTGCTGACGGAAACATTCGATCAGCGTCTCCGTCGGAATTGGGTTGGAGGCGTTCGGCTGGTGAATGACCGGAAATGCATAATACCCGCCGCGCTCGGCTTTGGGATACACCTTGACCGACTGCAGGCCAGGAATCCGGTCGATCTTTTCCTCCAACGCCTCTACATAGGCCTTGCGGCTGCGGTTCAGTGCATCCAGTTTGGTCAGTTGTATTCCGGCAATGCCGATCCCCAGCGGATGGGCGCGAAACTTCATACCCAGTCCCAGAGGTTGCAGATAGGCATAGGTTTTGGTCACCAGATCCAATCCTCCGATGCGATTGACCTGGCCGGCAAGACAGGCGCGTTCAAAGATTCTGGCGTCATTGGTTGCCAGTACGCCGCCCTCGCCCGCACTGACCGGTTTGCTGCCCTGTAGGCTCCAGGCGGCCACATGACCGATAGAGCCGACAATCCGTTGGTCATAGCGCGCGCCATGGGCGTGCGAACAATCCTCAAGAACCGGCACGCCGGTTTCGCGGCTGACGACCATGAGCCGATCCATATCGCAGACATTGCCCCAAAGATGCACGGCCACAATGGCCTTGGTTCGAGGGGTAATTTTTCGCTTTACATCCTCAGGATCGAGCTGCAGGGTTTCGGGATCAGAGTCGGCGAATACAGGACGAGCGCCGAGAAACAGCGCCGGCGCAATGGTGCAAATCCAGGTATAGGTCGGGCAGATGACCTCATCGCCGGGTCCGACGCCCAGGCCAAAGTAGGCGCAGTAGAGCGCTGAACTGCCGTTCATGGTGGTGATCGAGTATTCGAGGCCGCACCATTCGCGCCACCGTTTCTCAAAGTCTCTGACCACCGGCGTACCGCCGGAGAGTTCATTTCTCAGCGTCATCTCGTAAACCAGCTCCGCCTCTTCGCGGCTGATCTGCTGCCAGCGATCGAGCTCCGGCTGCTGGGGAAAAGCGGTCTGGATAAAAATCGGGAAATCCTTGTCGCTCATGACACGGTCTCCTTGTTCAAACAAGTCTGGATCCGTTGGCTGAGGCACTCGCCCCCCCAGCAATATAGACAAAAAAAGCGCATTGAATCAACACGAAAATAATAAACAGGAAACCACCCCACTCAACCTCAGCAGGGCAGCCTGCCATAACGGCCATTTAAAGGGCGGCGATCGCAGCCGGAATTCCGATTATCGACATCAGCGGTGCGGCTGTTCAGGCAGGAAGAAAATATTTAACGGAGTCGACGGTAAAAATTGAGACGAGGAGGATACATCCTGATTTCGACCCGCGACAGAAGACACTGCGGTTTCTGCGGATCAGCGCCCTATTCCTAAAGACAGTTCATCGTCGCTGGAGTATTGGTTTAAAATTTATATCCCAGTGTCACGTAGACCCGCGTTTGCATGCGTCCCGGGGTGGACAGGCCTCGGTCTCCCCGGCCGACCACAGCCTCGAGTGGTCCCACCGGCGACAGCAATCGGATGCCGAGTCCGGCGCCCTGGAGACTGTTTTTGCGAAAATAGATGGGGGATGCCGGGTCATGAATCTCGAACGCCAGGTTGGCGATGAGCAAGAAAAATATATCCGGCTTGTGCTCATAACGATAGTCCAAGCGTACGATGCTCAGGTTCGGACAGGTCAATTGGTCATCGTTCATGCCCACGAAAAAGTGCGGCCGCCCCTGATTGAAATGCTTGTACGGCGGCACATGCGTGGAACTGTAGCCCCAGAAGGCGTATCCCCTGCAAGTGTGCCGACGATACACCGTCTTGTATAAATCGAGACAGAGGCTCACTTGCTGAAAGTTCACATCAGTAGCCAGTTCCGGCATACTCGATACATGCTCCACCTTTAAATTGAGGCCGTTGCGCGGCAAAAGCGCATCATCCAGCCGGTCGATGGTCAACTGGGATTCCAGCGTACGTAGTCGATGGTGCCAGGAATAGGAGAACGACGGATCCTGCCGGGCGACAATGGGTTCGATGTCCATCAGCTCCTGTTCATAGGCGATGGACGCATTCCAGGATTTACCCAACACCATGCCGATTCCGCCGCCAAAACTGATGGAGCGGTCCGGATATTCGGCGATTCTCTGGCCGCTGTCGTCAAACAGATGGACCGGGATATCCTTGTACAGGAAATGGACGAAGGGATAGATCGGCAGGTTCAGCGCCCGCGATGGGTACGAGGCGCGGGACCACAGGCGCGTCAGCCCGGCGAACTGGAGCTCATTTTCAAAGCGAAATCCGGGCACCGGCAGATTGGTCGCCTGCAGATTTAATGCCGCGACTAATTTATGGCGATCGTCATAGCGCAAC includes:
- a CDS encoding class II fructose-1,6-bisphosphate aldolase; amino-acid sequence: MHHYKDLGLCNTKEMFRKAVNGNYAIPAYNFNNMEQLQAIITACIETKSPVILQVSSGARKYANQILLRYMAMGAMEMIKTAGLSLPVALHLDHGDTYELCVSCIESGFSSVMIDGSAHSFEKNIELTKKVVDFAHQYDVSVEGELGVLAGIEDEVSHEASHYTNPDDVEEFVAKTGVDSLAISIGTSHGAYKFKLKPGESVPPLRFDILEEVERRIPGFPIVLHGASSVMPEYVAMINEYGGKMENAAGVPEEQLRRAAASAVCKINIDSDGRLAMTAKIRQVLATKPAEFDPRKYLGPAREELVAMYKHKNEHVLGSAGKA
- a CDS encoding DegT/DnrJ/EryC1/StrS family aminotransferase, with product MKKKSRREFIAAGSTAALSAMLAASRPAFGFSRAVGSKPALLGGEPVRSRPFAAWPVWDEQDESAILPVLRSGVWSRDAVVTRAEQKYAALMGARYCLLTSNGTQALITALHALGIEGGDEVITTPYTFVATIDAILLNNALPVFVDVDPDTWQIDADRIEAKITPATRALLPVHILGGICHMDKINAIAAQHDLRIVEDACEAHLAEWKGKRAGTLGYLGCFSLQNGKQITCGEGGAILGDDERVMELCYSFHNFGRIRGKHMPTDKGASPILGTKCRASEYQASILITQMESAVAETRKRHENACYLSAKLKTIPGIVPRKDYAQTNLTSYYYYGFRFKEQEFGLSRAAFVKAMRAEGIALSTGLGVIEGGPMYREGVMESTLTSRTFRKLYPPQRLDEVLHDDHFPHCEQLVQETVGLHQGFLLGSRADMDDVRRATEKIYENRKALAKVAL
- a CDS encoding DegT/DnrJ/EryC1/StrS family aminotransferase, encoding MSDKDFPIFIQTAFPQQPELDRWQQISREEAELVYEMTLRNELSGGTPVVRDFEKRWREWCGLEYSITTMNGSSALYCAYFGLGVGPGDEVICPTYTWICTIAPALFLGARPVFADSDPETLQLDPEDVKRKITPRTKAIVAVHLWGNVCDMDRLMVVSRETGVPVLEDCSHAHGARYDQRIVGSIGHVAAWSLQGSKPVSAGEGGVLATNDARIFERACLAGQVNRIGGLDLVTKTYAYLQPLGLGMKFRAHPLGIGIAGIQLTKLDALNRSRKAYVEALEEKIDRIPGLQSVKVYPKAERGGYYAFPVIHQPNASNPIPTETLIECFRQQGLAVSSSPYPLLHRLPLFAKGFDLFTEQRGPLCEDYPGYRQGDFPAIEDVFDRLIFFPMLSNPVPGAVDRISEMATAAMDRAHTH